The genome window TTAGTAGGAGAGGTTTGCGCCGGTTTTGCCCGGGAACAGAACTTTACGGTGGCCGTTGCCGTGGAGGGTGATCTGGAGCCGATACCCCTGGAAGAGCCCGCGGTCCGGGCGTTAGTAACAAACCTTTGTCATCTGGCTAAAGAGACCAACACAACACCTGCGAGTATAACTTTGTGCCCCGTGGAATTGGACGAGAAGGCCCTCATGCCCATGATTTTTGATAGCCGCTCCGGACCTTACATCTGCTTGCGGATGGCCATCTCTCTGGCTGACTATTCCCAGGAAGAGGAAACCGAATTTCTAAATCCATTTGCGCTCGACCCGGACAGTACCAGGGACCTGGGCCTGCCTCTGCTTTTCAATACCTTGCGCAATCACGGCGGCAATCTGGATGTGGCCCTTCAGAATGAATGTATCACCCTGGCAATTTATTTTCCTCAGTAATAAAGATGAGTAGCAGCGAGGACTTCGAACAGAAACTGCAGCTCCTGGTGGTGGACGCTGAGCTCTCCAGCAGCACCTTTCTTAAGGAATTTCTTACGGCCAGGGATTATAAAGTGCATGTGGCCCGCGATGGCGCTCAGGCGTTGGATCTATTGGGTCGTGAGGGGATCCACATGGCCTTCGTAGAGCGCACCCTTCCTGATACCAGCGGGTTCGAGGTCATCCGGAAAGCAAAGCAGACTTCCCCGGAGCTAGTGGGCGTGGTGATGTCGGAAATGCCCAGTGCGTCGTATGAGGAACGGCTTCAGTTCGGTGTTGATGACTTTATCACCAAACCGTTCAGCAGTGATGAGCTGACTTTCTTGGTAGGCAAATACGAAAAATATATCCACGCGATACACTACAATAAGTACTTACAGGAACGTCTGCGAGTGGAACAGGATAAGAGCAGGTTTTTCTCGGAAGCCGGCCACCAGCTGAAAACGCCCATTGCTGTCCTGAAAGAGTTTACCCATCTCTTCCGGGAAAGATTCGGCGGTGAACTGTCATCTAAACAGCTTCAATATCTGGAAGCCATCGATCAAAATGTTGATCGACTGTTGTACCTGGTTGAGAACATTGAGAATTGGAGCCGAATGGATAGCGGCAGCTGGCCTATCCAGCTGAAGGCAGAAGATCCACGAGAAATCGTGAGCCGGGTAAGC of Candidatus Neomarinimicrobiota bacterium contains these proteins:
- a CDS encoding ATP-binding protein; the protein is MSSSEDFEQKLQLLVVDAELSSSTFLKEFLTARDYKVHVARDGAQALDLLGREGIHMAFVERTLPDTSGFEVIRKAKQTSPELVGVVMSEMPSASYEERLQFGVDDFITKPFSSDELTFLVGKYEKYIHAIHYNKYLQERLRVEQDKSRFFSEAGHQLKTPIAVLKEFTHLFRERFGGELSSKQLQYLEAIDQNVDRLLYLVENIENWSRMDSGSWPIQLKAEDPREIVSRVSGSWRPILEGRNLRLTEETASDLPLVKVDAAAVEQVLCNLVDNASKYGPAKGTVTLRCVRSGERFVRVEVEDQGPGIPEDKREYVFQPFARLPEHKSGPGLGLGLTVAQGLIKRMGGDLWLDTSTKPGNRFCLHLQVAQPSS